CCGAGAAAAATTTGTTAGTTTTCTAAATTTTGGAAgaatccctgtattggaccaatttaatataaaattttatttttattcatattgACAGATCCGTATCGGGAGACGTATTGGTTGACATTAGTAGGTAGATTATGCCGATTCCCATCCATAAAAAGATGATCAGATCCTCTCCCGCATGGGACAGAGCTCAATGCACATGTGATCGGTATAGAATTGCGTGGATCATATTGGCATTGGTCGAGCGCGTTTCCACGTTGGTGGATTGATGTGGGATTCTTATACTATTTATAGTATGGGAACTGAATACTCTCTGGTCATACGGTCCTTATATCTAcataaaatcacaaaatgatGCCCATACCCAgttgaaacccaaaaataaaaagttcacATAATTAATATCTATGTGTGTCTCCTCGTTGCCCCTACTCAgttgaaacccaaaaataaaaaactcataTCATTAATATCTATACGCATCCTCTCATTCTCCCTCCCTTATTTGGCACAGGTCGTGTGACCGGAGAGTATTCATTTACCCTAATACaattttacattttaaattttttctccGATGTGGAAGTGTCCTTCCATGATTTTAAAACTTGGATCGAATCAGTATCAGCTTTGCTCGAATACGATGTTGAGCTATCCAATTCCGATAAATGATAAGaccaagggtaaaaatgtaataaaaatttgaattttattaaaaagctGAAATAAATCTGTCTGATACGTCAAATCCAAGTCGATCCAGTTTGATATCAGATCGGTATCGGCCATAACCAATCCAAAGGCCAATCCGAATTGGTATCGGAAATGCAGGACTCCCTtcacttagggcccgtttgataacttttctaaaaacacatttttgccgtttctgtttccagaaacagcagaaacagactaaaaagcgtttgataaaactgttccgtttcacttattttcagaaatagaaatagaaatttttacttatttatgattcaagaaacgacctaggcgaaacaagcttgtttcgccgtttctagaaacgacttgtggtcattctttcattggttactattgatttctaaaaacatgacttatcaaacaccttcaattccatttctgtttctagaaacggaaatttatgtttctgccgtttcttgaaacagaaacgacagaaacgtcaTCAAACGGGCCCTTTCTCCTGTTTCTGCGCGTTTGCTTCTGCTTTCCTCTTGGCTTTTCTTCTtggagaaggaaaactttggCTTTCTCACACTGCACATGGTTGGGAGGTGTAGCTGCTTTTCTCTCCCCTTCCACTTCTCTCCCCTTCATCCCAGGCGGACAAATCAGTGAGCCTTGCCCTTGCAGATCCAAGAAAACGGAGAGAACTTATATTCTCCTCGGGTATGcataatccatctttctttctgtttcttttctgcagattcctctcttcttctttgtcttctgtCGACccatttcattttccttttggaaAAACATTTTGAGTTTGATGCCATAAACTCATTTTTGTGGGTTTTAATTTCTTGCTCTGTTAATGTTCTTGTTTATATTCAACATATCTGTTCTTTTTACTAGTTTCGTGATCAGGATGATTTGCTTCTCCCCTCTTCCCATATTTAAGTCCTTGGATCCTAATTAGACagaaaaagattttatttttaccccTTGCAAACGCAAAAGTTGGGGGTTCACAGACTCACAGTGCCTTCTCTGtttttgttcttcatttttcaaTAATCCTATTTATTTTGTGTCTGTTGCAAGGTTTGGATAAAGATTAGATGGAGGTAGGCGATATCCGGTGTTGGGACCAGCTAATCCCAGATGTACTCGGTTTAATCTTCAGCAAATTATCTCTTGAAGAGAAATTAACTGTAATTCCAACGATTTGCAAATCATGGAGAAAAGCAGTGATGGGGCCTTACTGTTGGCAAGAGATAGACATTGTGAAGTGGTGCTACCGCTATCAGCCTGATGAGCTGCTAGATCGAATGCTTCAAATGCTGATCGGAATCGTTGGTTCCCCTCGGAAGCTCCGCGTCGTTCGTCTACCCAACGATGCCATATTCTCCTTCATAGCAGACCAGTAAGCAGAAACTCTCCAAATGCCTACTTTTTCACAATTTTGAACAGGTTTAGTTTAAATCCATTAGTCCGATTTTAGTCATTTTTGTATTCTTATTTGTTAGTCATGGATTTGTAATGATCATTGGTGTTGGTTTTGCAAGTGCTGATTCCCTTCAGACCTTGCAAATTCCTAGAAGCCGAATAAGTGATTCAATAGTGGAAGAAGTTGCAGGGAGAATGTGTGCCATCAGTTTCTTGGACCTGAGCTACTGTGATAACATCGGGGCCAGTGCTCTGGAAGCATTTGGTAGGAACTGTAGATTGCTTTTGGGCTTGAGAAGGAATCTGTACTCATCAGGTTGGGTCTGCCGTGACGATGAAGCCCACGCCATTGCAACCACAATGCCCGAGCTCAAGCACCTTGATATGGCTTTCATGAACATCACAACTGAAGGGGTTCTTGAGATTCTCTCCGGCTGTCAAAAACTTGTATCCTTGGATGTGAGTGGCTGCTCTGATGTGGAACTTGATGATAAATTCCTCAATGAGAAATGCTCCGGGCTAAAGGTGGGGCGTGGTTACTGTTCTGATTTCGATATCCcggaaattccaaaattttgtttaCACGGTGGATATCTTATCGACGAGCAGATATATTATGTATTGGACGATGAGTACTTTCACAATGATCAGATTTGTTATATGGCTCCCGATGAATGGTATGAAGATATTAGTTAGAGCAATGGGTACTCGTCCGAGGAACAGATTGAATTTGTTGAAGAACAaggttttgacttttgagtaCTCACCCAACAAGATACCTGAAGAACTGATAGCTGATATTTGGAACTCATAACTTATCTTCTTGATGGTGCAGAGTTTTGGTATAACTCTTCTCCTTTAAGAAGCTTAGGAGTGTGTGAATTGTGATCTGAATTAAATGACTTCAGCTTTAAATCTCTTTAATGGTGTTGTTACTACCATTTGGCTGCCAACCTTCGCGTAAGTAATAGTTTGTATGCAACTTTTCTTAGGCTTTGGCCTTGGGTGATTCCTTTTATGTAtgttctctcctctctccaatGTTTTTGATTTAggcaaaaataaaatggaacgGTGAAATGGGATGGTTTGGGTGACGACCGACCAATGTGAGTACTTTATCAGTATTGATAGGGTAGTTTTGGGGTGGCAAAAGGTTGCTTGGTCTAATTTCGATCGGTTTGAATCAGTTTTATGTGCCTCTGCAAAAAAGTTGATTCAGTGTTGGATCAATATAGTGGGGCGtaggggaaggaagaagaaagaggaactAAGATAGGGAGCCACCGGAGAAGAAACAACTTGTTGGAAAAGGGCAGGAACCCATGGGTGATGACTAAGAGAATAAGGGGATCATTATCAGGCTACATGGGCCTTGGGCAGCGCATGGGCCAATGAGAACACACCCTGAAAATTTAATGGTGGTGAAAAGTTTTCATATCACATGGGCAAGGAGATGATTTTACCTTTTCTGTGTCTAGATGCAAGCGCCAAGGGATTTGCAaccttattttacttttttttatgattattattttttttaaatagggaTAACTTTCTGGAATGGTCCACCCCCACATATCTGCCACTGTGAGATTGGATTGTAGGTAAACCCCAATTTACTTGTACACATGTAAATTTCAGTCCAAACAAAATTTGCCAACCAGCAAATTCAGCAAATTTGAAGTGAAAATTTAGAACTAGAGGATGGAGCACAGCAATGGTCTGAGAGTGCACCTCAGCAGATAGGCTCAACAGGGGCAGAACATGGGTGGGATTTTCACAGGGGCAAATGTTGAGGGTGTGATCTTGTATTCGAtcgcttgcataagtgggcttATTTTGAAGGGCCATTAAGAGGCCAAAAGAGATGTTCAAAGAGAACCAAGTCTGCCAGACCCTGAAGACCTTATTCACACACCAAACATAGGCATATGTCTGGTTTTGGGAATAATGCAGACGGAACAAGAGACGCCCCTTTATTGGGGGAGAGTCGAACAACCGAATTCAACCTGGACTCAGGCAAGGCTCAACTCCACTGgcagccaccaccactccaaGAAGCTTTCCCTAtcttttgtcttttttattatcagataaaaaaaagaacaagtttCTAAACTCTTTAGTCTTATCTAAAGGAGCTCAGTCTAGGCTACGATCACCTCACCTTTTCAAGGATTTCAGTCTAGGGTACGATCACCTCACCCTTGGTCGGAGTACTTTTGAGCTCATAGCTTCAGTATTGGTATCATTTGAAGCTCTCCCCTCTACTCCTGGTAGTAAGCTTAAGTTGAACACGGACAGTTGCAATGAGAAACTCGCTTAATGTTTTACTCATCTGAGATAGAAAGGATATTATCAGAAGTTCTGGAGTCAAGAAACCCATAATCAGGCTCTCAACTGATGCAGTGAAAACAAGACAAATCCACAAGATGGCGTTCACACATCAGATGGCTGTCCGTGTGCTCTATCCAGAAGAGGGAACCAAGTCTCCATATCCTTTGCAAAACTTTATCCTAATAATTATTGAGACGTACTGGGTGGGCTTATAAAAAGCTCAGAACATAATAACACAGGAGTGAGATTGATAGATGATGACTAAATATCAAGTTTGATAAGAAAATCCACAAAAAATTGACATAATCAATCTGGATTGACAGATGATCTAGAGCATGACAAATCTGTTCGATACAATTCTTCATCTACAATCACAGGTGGAATAGTCCATGTTCCGAGAGAATGACCTGATATATTTCCACCTACAAAAAAGTGAGAAGAACTTTGTCTAAGAATTACCGAGGTCAGTAAGGTCACACTACTTGAATTTCAGTAAAAGGGAATGTGTCGCACTAGTTGAAACGTCAATGGAAGAGAAATTACCTTCTTTTGTTGCTTCTTCACATCTTCTCCAGTATTTCAGGGAGAGATTTGGATCCAAAGTCTTTGACAGGCGTTCATACTTCTCTTCTGCCTCAGTAATGCATTTTGCCTAGTGCAGAAAATAACTGTGGCattagaaaaatctttaggcTCCAACAGCTTATTACATGTACATAATAACATCTCAAatggtttgaaccaaaatgACCAAGTGGACCTATGAGAGGTTTGGGGGAAAATTTTTAAACGAATAAAGAAGCATCAACCTTCAAGAACATTGACTAATTCCAAGAATCTTGACTACCTATGGCTCCTATGGAGGATTTCTAAGATAAATCAAAGGAGTATAAAGAAGCAATCCAGGGCATTAGATCTGATTTGGAAAGGGGGAATTTGAGATAAATAATTATGTTTCTCTATAAGTTTCCGACCGTATCGGACATCTATTCAAGACAAAGCAAGTACTACACaaaaaatgtcactgaaaaGCCAAGAACATCTGTGCATAACCTAACTGCCATTATTGTTTACATTTGgtcatctaaaaataaactgACATGGTTTAATAAACTCACCAACATGGACGGTGCAACTGAAGCTCCATATATCCAGACAAACATGCGCAAAATATTGAaattattttcaatcacatcATCCTACATAAGATGCAATCATCCTTCACATGAGCCAAAGGTCACACTGAAAACAGACTAGAAGGTCAGTAAGTATTATCCAATAACCACATGGCCTCACCTCATAATCAAACCTACAGCATCACAACCGTCTTTTGTCATTGACCTCAAATAGTTTCCATGCTcgattgaaagaaagaaaaagaggggaaaaagaaaaatatgttaaGTTTCAAGATTGAAATATTGAGTTCAATTATCCAACAGCACTAATaagcacccccccccccccccccccccccaccaataaataaataaatacaagtcCAACAGTCCTACAGTTTATGGCTTCTAGATTTCTCTGCTTTTCCTATTCTGCCAAACAGGAAATGGACAGAATGGACATAATCCACATTGCATATATGCACATGATCATGCAGACTGGTGAACAAATTCCAAGTCCAATTTCAGGCAGATTATCCCAAGACAGACTGACCGAGGGGTGCAAGCAGGGCTTCAAGAATCGGAATAACTAGGTTGAACCTGCT
This genomic stretch from Macadamia integrifolia cultivar HAES 741 chromosome 2, SCU_Mint_v3, whole genome shotgun sequence harbors:
- the LOC122059487 gene encoding F-box protein FBW2-like, with product MEVGDIRCWDQLIPDVLGLIFSKLSLEEKLTVIPTICKSWRKAVMGPYCWQEIDIVKWCYRYQPDELLDRMLQMLIGIVGSPRKLRVVRLPNDAIFSFIADHADSLQTLQIPRSRISDSIVEEVAGRMCAISFLDLSYCDNIGASALEAFGRNCRLLLGLRRNLYSSGWVCRDDEAHAIATTMPELKHLDMAFMNITTEGVLEILSGCQKLVSLDVSGCSDVELDDKFLNEKCSGLKVGRGYCSDFDIPEIPKFCLHGGYLIDEQIYYVLDDEYFHNDQICYMAPDEWYEDIS